GCGCCTGCTGGCCAAGATCGCGTAATCCACCGCTTCGTGTGCTGCGCCCGGGTGCATCCGACGGACGTCAGCCCGAAGCTGACGGTTGTTCGCGCTACGGCTCGATGCCGAACATCTTCTTCGCCTGGCTTGCCGTGTAGTAGCCCTGCGCCACATCGTGGCGGACCGCTTCGGGATCGCGCTTGCGCGGATCGCCATAACCGCCGCCGCCGGGTGTCTCGACGCGAACGCGGTCGCCCGCCTTCAGCGGGATGTCCTGTTCCTTGGAAAGATGCTGCGGCACATGCTCCTTGCCATCGCGGATCACCGTCACCGTGTTGACGGCGCCGTCGCGACCGCCCAGCACGCCTTGCGGACCAAAGCGGCCGTGATCCATGACGAAAGAGGCACGCGCCTCGCCACGCAGCAACTCGACCTCATAGGCCAGCCCGAAGCCGCCACGATGGCGCCCCGCGCCGCCGGAGCCTTCACGCAACGCGTAGTGACGGTAGAGCACCGGGAAAGCCTGTTCCATGATCTCGACCGGCGGCGACTTGGAAATGCCAATGGTCGAGCAGCCGTTGGCAAGCCCGTCGTGACGGGCGTTGCCGCCATAACCGCCGCCGGAAATCTGGTACATGACATAGTCGCGGCCGCGAGCCGGATCGTGGCCGCCGAGCGCGAAATTGCCGCTCGACCCAGCAGGCGCCGCCGTCACCTTGTCCGGGAGTGCCTGCACCATGGCCGCGAAAACCGCTTCCGCGATGCGCTGCGAGACTTCCGCCGCGCAACCGGAAACCGGGCGCGGATAGCTGGCATCGAGGAAAGTGCCTTCCGGGCGCTTGACGATCAACGGCTCGAAAGCGCCGGCGCTGATCGGCACATCCGGAAAGATATGGCGCATGGCGAGATAGACCGACGACAGCGTCGTGGCGAGCACGCTGTTCATCGGCCCGGCGCAGGGTTTCGATGAACCTCCGAAATCGAAAGTCAGCGTGTCGCCCTTCTTCTCCACGGCAAGCGCGATGGTCAGCGGTTCGTCGACGACGCCGTCGGAATCGACATAGGCCTTAGAGCGGTAGATGCCATCGGCGATGGCCGCTATGTTGGCACGCATCTGCTCGGCGGCGCGCTGGCGTAATTCCGCGACCGCTGCAGAGACGGTTTCGTCTCCGTAACGATCTAGGATTTCGTTGAGCCTGTCCTGCCCGACAAGCAGGGCGGCGGCCTGCGCTTTGATATCGCCGATGCGCTGGTCGGCGACACGGATGTTGGAACAGATGATGGCGTAAATCTCGGGATCGAGCACGCCTTTCTTGAACAGCTTGACTGGCGGCAGGCGCAGCCCTTCCTGTTCGACGGCGGTGGCGGAGGCGGAAAAACCGCCTGGCACGGCGCCACCAATATCCGGCCAATGGCCCGTGTTGGAGAGCCAGCAGAAGATCGCGCCGCCGCGATAGATGGGCATGGCGAAGCGCACATCCATGAGATGCGTGCCGCCGAGATAAGGATCGTTGACGATGTAGATGTCGCCCGGTTCCGGTGGCAGGCAGCGGCCAGCGGCGATCATCTCGATGACGATCCGGGTTGAGTACTGCATGACGCCGACGAAGACCGGCAGGCCTTGCGAGCCTTGCGCGATCAACGCGCCGTCAACGGCCGAATAGATGCCGTCGGAACGATCGTTGGCTTCAGCGATGACCGGCGAGAAAGCGGCGCGCGAAAAGGTCAGGTCCATCTCGTCGCAGACCTGCTGCAGACCCGCCTGTATGACGGAAAGTGTAATGGCATCGAGGCTGATATGCGTCATCGGCTGCCCACCTCGACGATCAGATTGCCGTCGGCATCGCTGGTTGCCCTGTCGCCCGGCTCGAGCACGGTGGTGGCATCCATCTGCTCGATGATCGCCGGGCCCTCGATCTCCGCCTCGAGTGGCAGTTTTTCGCGGGCATAAACCGGCGTGTCGCGCCAGACGCCGTCATACCAGACCAGGCGAACCTCGGCGCGGGCCTCGGCCAGCTTGCTGGCGCGGCCAGCGGGGTCGATCAGCGTCGACAGATCGATCTGCGGCCGCACACCGGTAACCGAGGTGTTCAGATTGACGAGATTGGCGCGGATTTCCGGCAGCTCGACCTTGAAGCGGACAAAATAGGCCTTTTCGAAAAGCCCCTGCAGGGTGGCGCGGTCGACCCGCGCCGATGGCAGCGGCACATTGATCAGGTGGGTCTGGCCGACGAACTGCATGTCAGCGGAATGGCTGACGCGGACCGCCTGTGGCTTCACCGCTTCCTTGGCGATCAGGCTTTCACCCTCGGCGCGATGCGCCTCGAGGATCTGTTCCACGCGCTTTTCGTCGATGCTGGCGACGGGCTGGTTCAGCGTGTTGACGAAGTCGTGCCTCATATCGGCGACGACGCAGCCTAGCGCATTGGTGATGCCCGGCCGTGCTGGCACCAGCACGCGCGGCAGGCCAAGCTCGCGCGCCAGCGCGCTGGCGTGCAACGGACCGGCCCCGCCGAAGGCGAACAGCGTGAAGTCGCGCGGGTCGTGGCCGCGGCCAACCGACACCATACGGATGGCGCCTGCCATCTTGATATTGGCCAGCCTCAGCACCGCGCCGGCCGCCTCGACGCCGGAGAGGCCGGTGAACAGGCCGATCTTGTCCTCGAATATCCGGGTCACGCTTTCGACGCTGACAGGATTGTCGACGGCGAGCAGTTTTTTCGGCGCCAGGCGACCGAGCACCAGATTGGCATCGGTGATGGTTGGCAGCTTGCCTCCGCGCCCGTAGCAGATCGGGCCGGGACTGGCACCGGCGCTTTCCGGCCCGACGCGGATCAGGCCGGCCGCGTCGACACGCGCGATCGAGCCGCCGCCGGCGCCGACCGTGTGCACAGCCACCATCGGCACGTGGATCGGCATGGCGTATTCCAGCTCGATCTCGTTGGAGACAGCCGGTTCGGCATCGCGGATCAGCGCCACATCGGTGGAGGTGCCGCCCATGTCATAGGTGACAAGGTTACGGTGGTCGGCACGGCGACCGGTATAGGCGGCGGCGATCACACCGGAGGCCGGACCAGACATCACCGTCTTGGCGGCTTCGTGGGCGACGAAACGCGCCGAGATCATGCCGCCATTGCCGTTCATGATGAGGAAGTCGCGCTTATAGCCCTGGCCGGCGAGTTCATCGCGCAGCCGGGCGACATAACGCTCAAGGATCGGCTGCACGGCGGCGTTGACGGAGGCCGTCACGCCGCGCTCGAATTCGCGCGCTTCGGACAAAAGCGTGTGACCGACGGTGATATGGCCGTTCGGCCAGAGCTCGGCGGCGATCTCGGCGGCGCGGCGCTCGTGCAGCGGGTTGGCATAGGAATGCAGGAAATGGATGACGAGCGATTCACAGCCTGCCGCCAGCAACCAACGTACCGCATGCCGCACACCCTCCTCGTCAAGCGGGACACGCACCCGGCCCGACGCTTCCACGCGCTCGTCGATTTCGAGACGCAAGAGACGCGGGATAACCGGCTCGAAGGTACCGGTCATACCATAGGCCTGCGGCCGGGTGCGCCGGCCGAGTTCGATGATGTCGCGGAAACCAGCCGTTGTGATCATGCCGGTCCGGGCCAGCCTGCGCTCCAGCACGGCGTTGGTAGTGGTGGTGGTGCCGTGGACGATCAGGTCAATGTCGGCGGGGCTGACGCCGGTGGCGCCGAGCGCCGAGACGACGCCGAAGGCCTGATTGTCGAGCGTGGTCGGCGTCTTGGCGATGCGGACCTTGCCGCCATCGCGGCCATCGATCAGGATCAGGTCGGTAAATGTGCCGCCAACGTCGATGCCGGCGACGACATTGTCCGATTGCGCCGGAACTTTCTCATTCATCGCCGAAATCCGAAAAGTCCGAACTGCCGATGAAGGCCAGTTTGGAAAGGCGTTCCGCGGCACGATCTTGACGCTAAGATCATTTGTATACTAATAGATTTCCGTTACAAGAGCCTGCCCCTAGACAATGCCGAGGCATATCGGGACCCGCAAAAGCGGCGCGCAGGAGAGCCCCAGGCAGCAGGAAAAGGTTGGTTCTATGAGCACCGCTTCCGCCCAGAGCACGGATGCAGCCACGCCGTTGCAGTTCCCTATTCCGGCGAACGTTTTTGCTGAAAAGGTCGTTTCGGTGAAGCACTACACCGACCGGCTGTTTTCCTTCCGTATCACCCGGCCGCAATCGTTGCGTTTCCGCTCCGGCGAGTTCGTCATGATCGGCCTGCCGAATGCGGAGAAGCCGGTATACCGCGCTTATTCCGTGGCGAGCCCGGCATGGGACGAAGAGCTCGAATTCTTCTCCATCAAGGTGCCGGACGGCCCGCTCACCCAGCACCTGCAGAAGATCCAGCCCGGCGACACCATTTTGATGCGCCACAAGGCGACCGGCACGCTGGTGCTGGACGCACTTACCCCGGCCAAGCGCCTGTTCA
The genomic region above belongs to Mesorhizobium terrae and contains:
- a CDS encoding hydantoinase B/oxoprolinase family protein, which codes for MTHISLDAITLSVIQAGLQQVCDEMDLTFSRAAFSPVIAEANDRSDGIYSAVDGALIAQGSQGLPVFVGVMQYSTRIVIEMIAAGRCLPPEPGDIYIVNDPYLGGTHLMDVRFAMPIYRGGAIFCWLSNTGHWPDIGGAVPGGFSASATAVEQEGLRLPPVKLFKKGVLDPEIYAIICSNIRVADQRIGDIKAQAAALLVGQDRLNEILDRYGDETVSAAVAELRQRAAEQMRANIAAIADGIYRSKAYVDSDGVVDEPLTIALAVEKKGDTLTFDFGGSSKPCAGPMNSVLATTLSSVYLAMRHIFPDVPISAGAFEPLIVKRPEGTFLDASYPRPVSGCAAEVSQRIAEAVFAAMVQALPDKVTAAPAGSSGNFALGGHDPARGRDYVMYQISGGGYGGNARHDGLANGCSTIGISKSPPVEIMEQAFPVLYRHYALREGSGGAGRHRGGFGLAYEVELLRGEARASFVMDHGRFGPQGVLGGRDGAVNTVTVIRDGKEHVPQHLSKEQDIPLKAGDRVRVETPGGGGYGDPRKRDPEAVRHDVAQGYYTASQAKKMFGIEP
- a CDS encoding hydantoinase/oxoprolinase family protein, yielding MNEKVPAQSDNVVAGIDVGGTFTDLILIDGRDGGKVRIAKTPTTLDNQAFGVVSALGATGVSPADIDLIVHGTTTTTNAVLERRLARTGMITTAGFRDIIELGRRTRPQAYGMTGTFEPVIPRLLRLEIDERVEASGRVRVPLDEEGVRHAVRWLLAAGCESLVIHFLHSYANPLHERRAAEIAAELWPNGHITVGHTLLSEAREFERGVTASVNAAVQPILERYVARLRDELAGQGYKRDFLIMNGNGGMISARFVAHEAAKTVMSGPASGVIAAAYTGRRADHRNLVTYDMGGTSTDVALIRDAEPAVSNEIELEYAMPIHVPMVAVHTVGAGGGSIARVDAAGLIRVGPESAGASPGPICYGRGGKLPTITDANLVLGRLAPKKLLAVDNPVSVESVTRIFEDKIGLFTGLSGVEAAGAVLRLANIKMAGAIRMVSVGRGHDPRDFTLFAFGGAGPLHASALARELGLPRVLVPARPGITNALGCVVADMRHDFVNTLNQPVASIDEKRVEQILEAHRAEGESLIAKEAVKPQAVRVSHSADMQFVGQTHLINVPLPSARVDRATLQGLFEKAYFVRFKVELPEIRANLVNLNTSVTGVRPQIDLSTLIDPAGRASKLAEARAEVRLVWYDGVWRDTPVYAREKLPLEAEIEGPAIIEQMDATTVLEPGDRATSDADGNLIVEVGSR